Proteins encoded together in one Lathyrus oleraceus cultivar Zhongwan6 chromosome 5, CAAS_Psat_ZW6_1.0, whole genome shotgun sequence window:
- the LOC127087481 gene encoding small ribosomal subunit protein uS17c, translating into MSLLQLPAKLSSPFFTGNGIGLNRFSNPISSPQTQTQTRSLPFPAIKAMKTMEGKVVCASGNKTVAVEVTRLAPHPKYQKRIRLKKKYQAHDPENDFKVGDIVQLLKTRPISKKKTFLAVPAPSRKSKKAGSSGELGIPLQSQQE; encoded by the coding sequence TCTTCACCGGAAATGGAATCGGCCTCAACCGTTTCTCAAACCCCATTTCCTCtccccaaacccaaacccagACCCGTTCTCTTCCGTTTCCGGCAATCAAAGCTATGAAAACAATGGAAGGAAAGGTCGTATGCGCCAGCGGCAACAAGACGGTGGCGGTGGAGGTTACCCGTTTGGCACCTCATCCGAAATACCAAAAGCgaatcaggctgaagaagaagtATCAGGCTCATGATCCTGAAAACGATTTCAAGGTCGGTGATATTGTTCAGCTTCTTAAAACTAGACCGATTAGCAAGAAAAAGACCTTTCTCGCTGTTCCTGCTCCTTCTAGGAAATCAAAGAAGGCTGGTTCGTCTGGCGAGCTTGGCATTCCGCTTCAGTCTCAGCAAGAGTGA